The genomic segment CCACAGTGGGCGGCAACACCTTGTTGTGTGAGCCttgtcacaacacaacacaacacaagggtCACAACACAACAAGGGAGAGATGAGGTGGTTCCTGGTAAGGTTGTGTTGTCTTGAAGACAGCTTGTAAAGTTCACTGCTAACGTGACGTTTATTGCTCCTATTACGAGTGGGAGCGAGCCAAGGAGACTACgggaaggatggatggagagagagagagagtgagagagagagggagagtgggtggGAGATAGGGGaacaggaaggagagagagagagagaggaaccacATGAGAAAAGTGAGTATGCATCGTCCCATTTTGACAGAGATTAGTGAGTCTGTGAtgcgtttgagagagagagagagagagagagagagagagagagagagagagagagagagagagaaagagagagagaaagaccacaACAAAGCAATAATTGTAATAAACGTAAGTCTTAATAgagcagaattttttttttttttgaagagaGAGGAGCACTGGGAATGAGGTTAAGGCCAGTGACTGAATGGGTGACCGTCAGTCAGTCCCGTGATCCACCAGCTTATCCTTGCTTGTTTACGTGCGTCTGGAGCCACCCCCAACCATTGTCTCACCTTGTTTACTTTAGTTGCTTGTTTACTCGCTACTTACAACCGCTTGACTGTTTCTTAAATAACAAAGTCTCCGGTCTCGTAACACTCCCATGTTAACAGTCGCTAGTGGCGCAGTGGTAATACTCGCCCAGCGATTCGCCAACGATTTGGTGtggggttcgagtcctggccagaGGGGGTGTTTACTGAGCACCAATCCGGTAACtgttcgcctctgttcacccagcagtaattgggggaCCTGGTTGTTAATtaattggcgggtcgtgttccagggaaagctATAGtgagtaaggcttaccatgagctatgggaagggaaagctctcagccagctaacaggagtcagcagtcgtctgctcctgtaccctcctgtgtgtaaaactagcagggtaaggcttaccatgagctatgggaagggaaagctctcagcctgctaacaggagtcagcagtcgtctgctcctgtgctCTCCTCTTTATAAAAATTGTACATTTGTAAAAGAAGTAAAGGTTAGGTACTTTCCTCAGTCAAGAGTACTGGAGAATTAAATCATCGATAATCACAAACAGCTACTGATCTCACAATGTACAAGTGAGCTGTAGGACAATTAATTGAAGAGAGATGTGTTTAACTCACATCCCTGACTGTTATTCAACTAACTATATTCTGCACTGTCATCACTTTCATAATTAGGCAATTAGCAGTTTTGTGGTGGGGTCCCTGGCGGCGCGGCCGCCCTCATAATACTTCACGTTTTAAAAAGATTCggccaatccgttaaaaatgcgacctattagttaaaaaaaaacccGCCGTAATATGAACGTTCTCTGCGTATCGGCCTCCATAAATTATGCTGATGGCTTGGGTTCATGGGACTCTGGCTTGGGAACACAGTCGTATTTTTAACGGAGTGTCAGATTGAGTGGACGGCCTGATTGGTCTACACTCCGGCCAGTCAGGGGCTCGCCCAGCAGAACTTaacatttttatattatttttaagtttTCAAAGTTATTTTTGGGTTATATGTAATTTGTGTATGTTTGAAAATACTCTAGAGCAGAGGGTCAGAACTGGTTGGGCACCGCCTCTGGTGGGTCGCAGAAGCGTAATTCTGAGTTCATGTCTGAATGGTCGGGAATTAGCAAGTAGCGAGTATTCTGATTAGGTCATCTTTCAGTGATGAAATTGTGGCAGAAAATCTTAATTTTTATTTAACATTAGTGATTTAGTTTGTTGGCTGAGATGATCTCTGATTCGCTGATACATTACTTGGACTCATcttgctgttacctagcagtaaataggtacctgggtgttagtcagctgtcacgggctgcttcctgggggtggaggcctggtcgaggaccgggccgcgttgacactaaagccccgaaatcatctcaagataacctcaagaagaagatcttGGGTTCGATAAAGTCAAGTTAACTCCCTTAATGGGTTTTATGAGTCGTACTGCCCCAGTTTTTGATGTGTTCCGCTCTGATTCAGAGCTTTATGCTGTGGACGTCGTTTATTTCCCGGTGGAGAATTACCCCGTTGGCCTGGTAATTGATTTGTTCGCctgaggggcctgacagctgagtggacagcgctcgggattcgtagtgcaAACGAATACAAACAGAAATTGTGACTTCTGTTTGTATTGAAGTAGTCAGTACTCAGTAGTCAGAGGTAGAACTGTTTGGTTGACAGAGTCCGAGTgctcagggtgggggggggggacccctggttaggcttcagtggaagcctcggaaTCCTCGTGggcgcagtagcactccaggttgctattattttaaccatgtcgtggttaggttccagcgcataggttcaaaccctcatcagggcgcccttgtggatttgttcaatgtcATGACTCTTATGAGGCTGTGAACTGGGGACCCCCAGAAGACGTCTATCAGTGCGAACCAGGACCACAAGGTTATCATGGCTCACCACGTGAGTCTTCATGCTTGCAAATTCAAACTGTATCATTATGTTAAGCAACAGGGGCCACATACCGAGAATATTGACCAagaaccagattcacgaagcagttacgcaagcacttacgaacctgtacatctttcctcaatctttggcggctttgtttacaattactaaacagttaatgagctccgaagcaccaggaggctgtttataacaataacaacagttgattggcaagttttcatgcttgtaaactgtttaataaatgtaaacaaagccgtcaaagattgaggaaagatgtacacgttcgtaagtacttgcgtaactgcttcgtgaatctggccccaagtctcTAACCAAGCGTAATATGTAGGCACCCGGAAGAAGCGTAACGAGCAGGTGCCCAGGAGGAAGCATAACGAGCAGGTGCCCCAGAAGAAGCATGAAGACCAGGTGCCCCAGAAGAAGCATAGCGAACAGGTGCCCCGGAAGAAGCATAGCGAGCAGGTGCCCCGGAAGAAGCATAACGAGCATGTGCCCTGGAAGAAGCGTAACGAGAAGGTGCCCCAGAAGAAGCATAACGAGCAGGTGCCCCAGAAGAAGCATAAAGACCAGGTGCCCCGGAAGAAGCCTAAAGAGCAGGTGCCCCGGAAGAAGCATAAAGACCAGGTGACCCGGAAGAAGCATAACGACCAGTTGCCCCGGAAGAAGCATAACGAGCAGGTGCCCCGGAAGAAGCATAACGAGCAGGTGCCCCGGAAGAAGCATAACGAGCAAGGGGGGCCCTAGCGCGAGCTTAAGTGCGGAATATTTTCCTGGGTAATGGTGGTGAAGATTGAACTACTGGAGTGAATAATGTCCTCAGAAAGGAAATATGATTTTCATTGGAATATTTCTGTGTGACGTTCTTCCCTACTGAGCGGCTTCGCTTTCCTTAAAATAGAAACAAAATTGCATaaaggaaaaaaattagataaagttGTCTTCCAAACGTTATAGTTATTGAATGTAAGAATGTTCCACACTGACCTTCCAAGGTCAATAATGCTCCACACTGACCTTCCAAGGTCAATAATGCTCCACACTGACCTTCCAAGGTCAATAATGCTCCACACTGACCTTCCAAGGTCAATAATGCTCCACACTGACCTTCCAAGGTCAATAATGCTCCACACTGACCTTCCAAGGTCAATAATGCTCCACACTGACCTTCCAAGGTCAATAATACTCCACACTGACCTTCCAAGGTCAATAATACTCCACACTGACCTTCCAAGGTCAATAATACTCCACACTGACCTTCCAAGGTCAATAATACTCCACACTGACCTTCCAAGGTTAATAATACTCCACACTGACCTTCCAAGGTCAATAATACTCCACACTGACCTTCCAAGGTCAATAATACTCCACACTGACCTTCCAAGGTCAATAATACTCCACACTGACCTTCCAAGGTCAATAATACTCCACACTGACCTTCCAAGGTCAATAATACTCCACACTGACCTTCCAAGGTCAATAATACTCCACACTGACCTTCCAAGGTCAATAATACTCCACACTGACCTTCCAAGGTCAATAATACTCCACACTGACCTTCCAAGGTCAATAATACTCCACACTGACCTTCCAAGGTCAATAATACTCCACACTGACCTTCCAAGGTCAATAATACTCCACACTGACCTTCCAAGGTCAATAATACTCCACACTGACCTTCCAAGGTCAATAATACTCCACACTGACCTTCCAAGGTCAATAATACTCCACACTGACCTTCCAAGGTCAATAATACTCCACACTGACCTTCCAAGGTCAATAATACTCCACACTGACCTTCCAAGGTCAATAATACTCCACACTGACCTTCCAAGGTCAATAATACTCCACACTGACCTTCCAAGGTCAATAATACTCCACACTGACCTTCCAAGGTCAATAATACTCCACACTGACCTTCCAAGGTCAATAATACTCCACACTGACCTTCCAAGGTCAATAATACTCCACACTGACCTTCCAAGATCAATAATACTCCACACTGACCTTCCAAGATCAATAATACTCCACACTGACCTTCCAAGATCAATAATACTCCACACTGACCTTCCAAGATCAATAATACTCCACACTGACCTTCCAAGATCAATAATACTCCACACTGACCTTCCAAGATCAATAATACTCCACACTGACCTTCCAAGGTCAATATTAATGATGCAGCCTATCCAAATACCCATGGCTTTAGatattatatgtactagctctacctataaatcCAACGTTATGTGTGCAACTCCTCatcaatgtatatatttttacctgaataaaaatttgaatttgaatttgaaagagTGTCCAACTGCCCCAACGAACAGTTGCGGCGACAACCGCCATTTATAAGACGTGCAGATGACGGACAGACGGAAACTGTTTATGTTATCGGGATACAGCTCTAATGTTATCGGGATACAGCTCTTATGTTATAGGGATACAACTTTTATATTATCGTGATACAGCTGTTAGAGCTAGGGACAAAATGGTCACTCAAGGCAGACTACTGTCAACTGTCCTGGGTCAACTGTCCTGGCCAAAATGAGTAACTCTTAGGTGTCATCTTAGCGTTGTGGCTTAGCACTtgcagaacaagagagagagagtggcagcTAAGACAAGTTAAGGGAGGTACTAAGGGTGTAAAGATAAATATATAAGATCAGAAGGGTAGATATTGCAGAAGTCTGTTGTCAGGGAGACGCTTCCAGGTCTTAGATTGGCACCTTGTGCTAAGATGGAAAAGAGGAGAGATGAAGGGATGGTGAAAGGAAAAGTGGGTGAAGGATGAAGGATAAATGAGAAAATGAAGAAGGGAGAAATAGAGACATAATGGGAAtgatgaccaaacaacacacctgaaggtgaggagacgacgacgacgtttcggtccatcttggaccactatcaagtcgaTTAATGTGAATGTTATCAAACAGttacatgttgaccaaaccacagacTAGAaagggaagggacgacgacgtttcggttgtcGAAATCGacacaaatcgacttgagaatggtccaggacggaccgaaacgtcgtcgtcccttgactttcaagtgtgtgatctggtcaatatatttcagccacgttattgtgactcctcgtctgcaaacaGTTATATGATAGGAAATCACTTGGTCTTGATTCACCACCTTCGTCCTACCCCGCACTGCGCCTAGCCCAGCCTCCTCCTAACCTTCCTATCTTTGATCCTAATATCGACCAAGCTCCAGGTTATCCAAGACTGAACTTAGTTCTCAGCTCACCCTCGCAGCCTTTCATTGCCCCATGTTCCCAGCTCCTAGTCGAGTGGAATTCccagtggagccggtcggccgagcggacagcacgcgggacttgtgggcctgggttcgatcccaggcgccggcgagaaacaatgggcagagtttctttcaccctatgcccctcttacctagcagtaaaataggtacctgggtgttagtcagctgtcacgggctgcttcctgggggtggaggcctggtcgaggaccgggccgcagggacactaaaagccccgaaatcatctcaagataaccttaagataagatAGTCCAAGACACTGCGAACTCCacaattccatcctctccaccgGTTCCTGTATCACATCCTTGTCTCATGCACCATCCTAGCTTCCTCTAAGCCCTATATTTTCCTAGTTCCTAGCTCCTTCCTAGGTATATAGACCACTCAGCTTCTCCCGCCTCACGGCGCCTCCTTGACCTGTGCTACACAGTCCTTGAAGAAATATGACCAGAATACATTTTATCATGACAGTCGTACCTTGCTATAATGTAGCTTGTGAGTTGTGAGCCCAAACTTTACTGTTTGATGCAAATGTTGTGATTCTGTTGATCTTTACTTATTTAACGGACAACTGTATGTAATGGAGTCCATACTGACCTTCCAAGGTCAATAATACTCCAAACTGACCTTCCAAGAAACAGAGGACTGAtgtataatgagagagagagagtgagttttGATCTATTGGTAGACTCATTTTTCTTGAAGGCTTCAAGAGCCTAATACACAACGACAACGTCTGGGGCGTGATGCAAGCGCTCTGGTCAAGTCATCAGCTGTGCTTATACAACAAGATGAAATCAACTTCTTAAATCACTTGACGTAAAATATTCGAGGCGGATACGGTTGGGCCGAGACTTGTAAGACAGCTACGAGGACCTCCTGGCATTACCTCTCACTccgctataataggttaagtaacaattgtaattacgaagctataagatgcttatcttaagatactaacaaggtcttACACCTCGGCCAGGCCCAAGGAACACGGCTCCACGGAAGGAGCAGGGTGTAGTTCCTGCTCATGAAAGttgttttaagattcgctacctggaagaaaaagattcaggtagcacgggctatggtgagcccgtaattcttCTCACGAAAGAGCCGTTCAATAGTTAGAAGAGACAGATCAATGTCACTGCTGTCAATTACTGGCCAAGTTCTTGAGGCAGTAATCTCACAGTAAGCAGGTTACGGTGTAATCAAATACGGTGTTTTAGGAAAGATCGGTCATTATGTTATATCTCTTTACTAAGTTGCATCAGTTCTTGCACTACATATTGCACAGGCCTTTGACCGTGTAGGGGTCGTAGGGggaacacttgttccggaagtgttcgtacgtcatcagttgtgagtcgtgtgtgtaccgtttttcattcataaacaggggggtttggcgggtggatggaatggactttatcCAGTCCGTCCTCATGAACAAAGGCAAatatccaagacggaccgaaacgtcttcgttttTCCACTTTCTGATGTGTGAATTAGTCATCACGtatatagctcagtcgattaaggcagtgtctgggatgctcccggacgcagattcgaatcctcgtcacggcccttgtggatttgttcatcacgTATATACCTTTACATATCGAAAAAAGGAAATTGCAACTGCTACGAGAGTCATTAATCTCACCATCCAGCAATATCTACTTGATGTAGGAGATGGCGGGTCACCCTAGCTGCTGAGAAAGCACTTTAGAACACTAACTAAAAACTCTAAAAATTCTCACTTCGGCAAGCATATTACTGAGAGAAATAACGCTTAGGGATGAAGCAGGCACCATGGATATAATATATATCcataatgtatataatgtatatccATGATACATAATGTATATCCATGATACATAATGTATATCCATGATGTATATACTGAGTGAACATATTGGCTGGCGAACCTAGCTCACACGATGGTCAAGATACTCTCAGACCCAAGGAGACAATCCTTCACTCCACACTGGCCActttctctctctaactctctaagACTTTCACCGCACTCTTGAATGAATTAGGTAAACCGCATCAAAGAGACTAGCTTGCCAAATAAAAATCAAACAAATTCATTGGCCGATTACACGAGGTTTTCCCGGAAGCGTTAAATTTGCGCTTCGCGGTGCGAGTTTGTTTTTACTCCTCGCGAATGGCTCACAGAGTCGCGAATTTAGTGTGCAAAAATGAAGACAGGTCCGCCCATTGCTCATCCTGCTCTGACATTCGCAAATTTCGTTGGAGAAATCCTTCTTTGCATTCTTGCTCAGAGCGTGAAgaaaatacagatatatataaatataaatacacatatatacctctctctctctctctgtctgtctctctctctctctctctctctctctctctctctctctctctctctctctctctctctctctctctctctctctcactctgtctctctctctctcactctgtctctctctctctctctctctctctctctctctctctctctctctctctctctctctctctctctctctctctctctctctctctctgtctctctctctcctctctctctctctctctctctctctctctctctctctctctctctctctctctctctctctctctctctctctctctcactctgtctctctctctctcactctgtctctctctctctctctctctctctctctctctctctctctctctctctctctctctctctctctctctctctctctctctctgtctctctctctgtctctctctctcctctctctctctctctctctctctctctctctctctctctctctctctctctctctctctctctctctctctctctctctctctctctctcactctgtctctctctctctcactctgtctctctctctctctctctctctctctctctcactctgtctctctctctctcactctgtctctctctctctctctctctctctctctctctctctctctctctctctctctctctctctctctctctctctctctctctctctctctctctctctcactctgtctctctctctctcactctgtctctctctctctctctctctctctctctctctctctctctctctctctctctctctctctctctctctctctctctctctctctctctctctctgtctctctctctctcactctgtctctctctctctcactctgtctctctctctctctctctctctctctctctctctctctctctctctctctctctctctctctctctctctctctctctctctctctctccctccctctatctctctctaagaTAATATACGTACAAAATATCTACTCTCCAAAACATACAATCATATCAGAGATAACAATACTCTATCGTCAATGCTCAAAAATATATAGATAAcagttaaaaatatatatacaaaaatcaaTATAAATACCAACTCAAAGAATCCATAATGAAAACATGAAAAGTCAAATGTAACGATCCAATTGTTAGTTTATTAATTTCGTGTTCCATAAAGTAGTTGAGGTCTCTGATTCTTTAAATAGATTCTAATACGTTAAAGTCTATTTGAAAGTTAAAGTTAGTTCAGTGAAGTCGTTTTCTATGAAAAAAAAGGTCGAGTCTTCACAGTGATTTGGAATAGCAGAGGACGCAAGTTGGTACAGTGATACAGCAGTACTGTTGACGCAAGTTGGTACAGTGATACAGCAGTACTGTTGACGCAAGTTGGTACAGTGATACAGCAGTACTGTTGACGCAagttggtacagtggtacagcagtaCTGTTGACGCAAGTTGGTACAGTGATACAGCAGTACTGTTGACGCAAGTTGGTACAGTGATACAGCAGTACTGTTGACGCAagttggtacagtggtacagcagtactgttgacgcaagttggtacagtggtacagcagtaCTGTTGACGCAAGTTGGTACAGTGATACAGCAGTACTGTTGACGCAAGTTGGTACAGTGATACAGCAGTACTGTTGACGCAAGTTGGTACAGTGATACAGCAGTACTGTTGACGCAAGTTGGTACAGTGATACAGCAGTACTGTTGACGCAAGTTGGTACAGTGATACAGCAGTACTGTTGACGCAAGTTGGTACAGTGATACAGCAGTACTGTTGACGCAagttggtacagtggtacagcagtaCTGTTGACGCAAGTTGGTACAGTGATACAGCAGTACTGTTGACGCAAGTTGGTACAGTGATACAGCAGTACTGTTGACGCAAGTTGGTACAGTGATACACCAGTACTGTTGACGCAAGTTGGTACAGTGATACAGCAGTACTGTTGACGCAagttggtacagtggtacagcagtacggttgacgcaagttggtacagtggtacagcagtaCTGTTGACGCAAGTTGGTACAGTGATACAGCAGT from the Procambarus clarkii isolate CNS0578487 chromosome 69, FALCON_Pclarkii_2.0, whole genome shotgun sequence genome contains:
- the LOC138355876 gene encoding uncharacterized protein encodes the protein MGFMSRTAPVFDVFRSDSELYAVDVVYFPVENYPVGLKRNEQVPRRKHNEQVPQKKHEDQVPQKKHSEQVPRKKHSEQVPRKKHNEHVPWKKRNEKVPQKKHNEQVPQKKHKDQVPRKKPKEQVPRKKHKDQVTRKKHNDQLPRKKHNEQVPRKKHNEQVPRKKHNEQGGP